The following are from one region of the Salvia splendens isolate huo1 chromosome 2, SspV2, whole genome shotgun sequence genome:
- the LOC121779368 gene encoding ferric reduction oxidase 2-like — protein MAIRPAIAALAVAVFGGYLVLLVGMPTNAYKVTWLPVLRAKTTTTYFGTNQGATFLVFTSPLLLIALLGCVYLHLGKKSEINNIKSGDGENRLEIWKRPMIIKGLGIVSRIELAFFLMFIALLVWNLATYFHNDFARITTKSAALDGEKVWEAKLDMAALRLGLVGNIALTFLFFPVTRGSSVLQFLGLTSEASVKYHIWLGHIVMTFFTAHGLSYIIFWVSTHQLSQMVEWKNTGVSNLAGEISLLAGLFLWVTTYPRIRRRMFELFFYTHHLYILFVFFFVLHVGISYASIMLPGFFLFIVDRYLRLMQSRRHVHLVSARVLPCHTVELNFSKSKGLNYSPTSIMFVNVASISKLQWHPFTISSSSSLESDTISVIIKGEGKWTSKLNDLVASPSPPPRLDVSIEGPYGPASTDFLRHDLLVMVSGGSGVTPFISIIRDLIHTAETLKNQTPQILLITAFKNSTDLTILDLILPISGTPFPNLNLQIEAYVTREKQQPQQEKKSTRTVWFKPGPADAPLAATLGNDNKWLWLGAVIAGSFIIYLVSIGILTRYYIYPIDRNTNAIFSSAARGALHALFICGAVVVAATAGFVWSKERGAKETTQIQSMETPTASPCYVGGREMESLPQQSLAESINVYYGERPDLKRYLFERKESSVGVLVCGPKKLRHQVANICSSGLAENLHFESISFSW, from the exons ATGGCTATCCGGCCGGCGATAGCGGCGTTGGCGGTGGCTGTGTTTGGCGGTTACCTGGTTTTGCTGGTGGGGATGCCCACAAACGCCTATAAAGTGACGTGGCTGCCGGTGCTCCGAGCTAAAACCACCACCACTTACTTCGGAACTAACCAAG GTGCAACTTTCTTGGTGTTCACATCTCCACTTCTATTAATTGCACTATTGGGATGTGTGTATCTCCATTTAGGCAAAAAATCGGAAATTAACAATATTAAGAG TGGAGATGGAGAGAATCGGCTAGAGATATGGAAGAGGCCAATGATCATTAAAGGCCTAGGAATTGTTTCCAGAATAGAGCTTGCTTTTTTCCTCATGTTTATTGCTCTTCTTGTTTGGAATTTGGCTACTTATTTCCACAATGATTTTGCCCGAATTACCACCAAGTCCGCTGCACTAGATGGTGAAAAAGT GTGGGAGGCTAAGCTGGACATGGCGGCGCTCCGGCTGGGACTGGTCGGAAACATAGCGCTGACCTTCCTATTCTTCCCGGTGACACGTGGATCATCGGTGCTCCAGTTTTTAGGCCTAACATCGGAGGCTAGTGTGAAATACCACATATGGCTAGGCCACATTGTCATGACCTTCTTCACTGCCCATGGCCTTTCTTACATCATCTTTTGGGTTTCCACTCATCAACTATCTCAG ATGGTGGAATGGAAGAATACAGGAGTCTCAAACTTAGCAGGAGAGATATCTTTGCTAGCTGGACTATTCCTATGGGTGACAACATATCCAAGGATTAGAAGAAGAATGTTTGAGCTCTTCTTCTACACTCATCATCTCTACATTCTATTCGTCTTCTTCTTTGTTCTTCACGTTGGCATCAGCTACGCCTCCATCATGCTCCCCGGCTTCTTCCTCTTCATCGTAGACCGATACCTCAGGTTAATGCAGTCCAGGCGACACGTCCACCTCGTCTCCGCTAGGGTTCTTCCATGCCACACTGTTGAGCTTAACTTCTCCAAGAGCAAAG GTTTGAATTACAGTCCAACTAGTATCATGTTTGTGAATGTGGCCAGCATTTCTAAGCTGCAATGGCATCCATTCACTATTAGTTCAAGTAGTAGTTTGGAGAGTGATACAATAAGTGTGATCATCAAAGGGGAAGGAAAATGGACCAGTAAACTCAATGACTTGGTTGCTTCCCCCTCTCCACCCCCTCGTCTAGATGTCTCCATCGAAGGCCCTTACGGACCTGCCTCAACCGATTTCCTAAG GCACGACCTTCTGGTGATGGTAAGCGGGGGAAGCGGCGTGACGCCCTTCATCTCCATCATCCGCGACCTCATCCACACGGCCGAAACCCTAAAAAACCAAACCCCGCAAATCCTCCTCATCACCGCCTTCAAAAACTCAACAGACCTCACCATACTCGACCTCATCCTCCCCATCTCCGGCACCCCCTTCCCCAACCTAAACCTCCAAATCGAGGCCTACGTCACAAGAGAGAAGCAGCAGCCACAACAGGAGAAGAAATCCACCCGCACCGTCTGGTTCAAGCCCGGCCCGGCCGACGCGCCCCTCGCCGCAACCCTAGGCAACGACAACAAGTGGCTGTGGCTCGGCGCCGTCATCGCGGGATCATTCATCATCTACCTCGTCTCGATTGGGATCCTGACGAGGTACTACATATACCCTATCGATCGGAACACGAATGCGATATTCTCCTCCGCCGCGAGAGGCGCGCTCCACGCGCTGTTCATCTGCGGCGCGGTGGTAGTGGCGGCGACGGCGGGGTTCGTGTGGAGCAAGGAGCGGGGGGCAAAGGAGACCACGCAGATCCAGAGCATGGAGACGCCGACCGCGTCACCGTGTTACGTGGGTGGGAGGGAGATGGAAAGCTTGCCACAGCAGTCGCTCGCGGAGTCGATCAACGTGTATTATGGAGAAAGGCCCGACCTCAAGA GATATTTGTTTGAGCGGAAGGAATCAAGCGTTGGAGTGCTGGTTTGTGGGCCGAAGAAGCTGCGGCATCAAGTTGCCAACATATGTTCTTCGGGCTTGGCGGAAAATCTGCATTTTGAGTCCATCAGTTTTAGTTGGTGA